A part of Neodiprion pinetum isolate iyNeoPine1 chromosome 4, iyNeoPine1.2, whole genome shotgun sequence genomic DNA contains:
- the scaf6 gene encoding calcium homeostasis endoplasmic reticulum protein: protein MDQAPADTDLRNIIDKLAQFVARNGPEFEQMTKNKQKDNPKFGFLFGGEHFNYYQYKVTTEQAILKQKGINPMQNADPRLNVSQQQQTAAAVASPQNNVSLASSLSAQNNGLSQVVGNPGPVIPGITGVPGVSGVPGPIGGPGNVGPPVGAIPGPIRNVNSPIGGVNSGVNIAGPSGWLRNELAQLQSQQATLREQVRQSEQNLAAQHAALMAQQQGRVEEAVRQAQEASLQNNAQHTNTDLSAFDSVLQPIIESCTKDSISAGKAWILQNSITAQSNQVIAEHLLKKVIQGAAFSQKLHVIYLVNDVLHHCARKKSIDLRKAMESVVVPMFCNTSLAATDEQLNKLNKLLSLWESKNNYFDDGIIEKLKQPSISWSEYQASLVSKHASAITPITTSTKQTFENYQAQHQAFINHAMRQIQTIEQQKISIDQQLKAPPPPPPQMNQPNLNIPPTHTGPPPPMSGGDMNFSQPPPGWGVPGAPEPPPFTNVPLPDFSKPPPGFGPPPIIHEPSMEDLMPSMPYFELPAGLMVPLIKLEDGEYKSLDPDAIRLPPPAPPSDRLVAAVEAFYAPPNHDSPRDSDGWEKLGLYEYYKAKNAARKRKEEDILSGLRQRSRSPSPILRPRSKSPSPPKKRYRSKSRSRSRSRSKGRSRSRSPTSNHRRNSRNSSNHNSRSRRNRRNSNKERSPDSKRGDRSDRSPTPPSFLGSTYSKAQQEISLDESNKGHQLLKKMGWGGAGLGANEQGIEAPISGGEIRDKNDQYKGVGINLNDPYENFRKSKGQAFITRMKARAEERAEERAERD from the exons ATGGATCAGGCTCCTGcag ACACGGACTTGCGCAACATCATAGACAAGCTGGCTCAATTTGTCGCACGTAACGGACCAGAGTTTGAGCAGATGACGAAAAACAAGCAAAAGGATAACCCGAAGTTTGGTTTCCTGTTTGGCGGAGAGCACTTTAACTACTATCAATACAAAGTGACAACGGAGCAAGCCA TTTTAAAGCAAAAAGGAATAAATCCAATGCAAAATGCCGACCCACGTTTAAACGTttcgcagcagcagcaaacaGCCGCGGCCGTCGCTTCGCCACAAAATAACGTCAGTCTTGCCTCGAGCCTGAGCGCTCAAAACAACGGTTTAAGCCAAGTGGTCGGGAACCCAGGGCCCGTTATACCAGGGATAACTGGGGTACCCGGAGTATCCGGAGTTCCAGGACCAATCGGAGGGCCTGGAAATGTGGGACCACCTGTTGGGGCCATTCCTGGACCAATAAGGAACGTGAATTCGCCGATCGGAGGAGTTAATTCTGGTGTCAATATTGCCGGTCCTTCAGGTTGGTTGCGAAATGAACTTGCGCAGCTTCAGTCACAGCAAGCTACACTCCGAGAACAAGTTAGGCAATCTGAGCAAAACCTCGCTGCCCAACACGCCGCTTTAATGGCTCAACAACAAGGGAGAGTCGAGGAGGCTGTCAGACAAGCTCAAGAAGCATCGCTGCAAAATAATGCTCAGCATACAAACACTGACCTTTCTGCATTTGATTCTGTACTACAACCCATTATCGAGAGCTGCACTAAGGACAGCATCAGTGCCGGAAAGGCTTGGATACTACAGAATTCTATCACAGCACAAAGCAATCAAGTTATCGCTgagcatttgctgaaaaa agTAATTCAAGGAGCAGCTTTCAGCCAGAAGTTACACGTGATTTACTTAGTAAACGATGTTCTTCATCATTG TGCGAGGAAAAAATCAATCGATCTTCGCAAAGCAATGGAAAGCGTTGTTGTCCCGATGTTCTGCAACACGTCATTGGCTGCTACCGATGAAcagcttaataaattgaacaaACTTTTAAGCCTTTGGGaatctaaaaataattactttgaCGATGGAATAATCGAGAAGTTGAAGCAACCGAGTATATCTTGGTCAGAATACCAGGCCAGTTTAGTTTCAAAACATGCAAGTGCCATTACACCAATCACCACATCAACCAAACagacttttgaaaattatcaagctCAGCATCAGGCCTTCATCAATCATGCTATGAGACAAATTCAAACTATAGAGCAGCAGAAAATTTCCATTGATCAGCAGCTTAAAGCTCCACCACCTCCGCCACCGCAAATG AACCAACCAAATTTAAACATACCACCAACTCACACTGGGCCGCCTCCTCCAATGTCTGGTGGTGATATGAATTTTAGTCAGCCCCCACCAGGCTGgggagttcctggggctccggAACCACCTCCGTTTACCAATGTTCCATTACCGGACTTCTCTAAACCACCACCTGGCTTTGGCCCTCCACCGATCATTCACGAACCATCCATGGAAGATCTTATGCCTAGTATGCCATACTTCGAATTACCAGCTGGCTTAATGGTCCCACTCATCAAATTGGAGGACGGCGAATATAAGTCATTAGATCCAGATGCTATAAGACTTCCACCACCGGCTCCACCGAGTGATAGATTAGTTGCTGCAGTCGAAGCATTTTATGCTCCTCCAAATCACGATTCACCCAGGGATAG TGACGGCTGGGAGAAACTCGGTCTGTATGAGTACTACAAGGCGAAAAATGCGGCACGCAAACGAAAGGAGGAAGACATTCTGAGTGGATTAAGACAGAGGTCTCGATCACCGTCCCCTATTTTAAGGCCACGATCTAAAAGCCCGAGTCCGCCCAAAAAACGATACAGAAGTAAATCTCGCAGCAGATCCAGGTCTAGATCGAAGGGCCGAAGCAGATCTAGATCACCAACGAGTAATCACCGGCGCAATTCCCGTAATAGTAGCAATCACAATAGCAGGAGTAGGAGAAACAGAAGAAATAGCAACAAAGAAAGGAGTCCAGACAGCAAGCGAGGGGACAGATCTGACCGAAGTCCTACGCCACCTAGTTTTCT GGGATCAACGTACAGCAAAGCACAGCAGGAGATAAGTTTAGATGAGAGTAATAAAGGCCatcaattgttgaaaaaaatgggatgGGGTGGAGCTGGTTTGGGTGCAAATGAACAAGGAATTGAAGCACCGATATCAGGAGGGGAAATACGGGACAAAAATGACCAGTACAAAGGTGTTGGGATTAATTTGAATGACCCGTACGAGAACTTCAGAAAAAGTAAAGGCCAAGCTTTTATCACGCGAATGAAAGCAAGAGCGGAGGAAAGAGCGGAAGAAAGAGCAGaacgagattga